The sequence CGATGTTGACTCCGACAAATCAGCGAAAATGACTTTCCCAAATTACCATATCGTTACGACCGGAACCACCGTGCGGCTTGGCGGAAGTCGACGCCGCCCGTTACGATAGGAGGCATGAATCTCAACGACCTCCCCATAACCGGCCGCGGCGAGGTCTTGCCCGACTGGATCGACGAGATGGGACACATGAACGTCATGTGGTATACGCATCTCTTCAGCCGCGCGGTCTTCGGGTTCTTCGATCTTTTCGGATTCACGCCCGAATATATGCAAACGCACGCGGCGGGCAGCTTTGCGCTGGAACTGCATGTGCGGTATCTCGCGGAAGTGCGCGTCGGGCAAAAGGTGACGCTCCGCACACGCGTCCTCGGCCGAACCGCCAAACGGATGCACTACATGCAGTTCCTCATCATCGACGGGAGCGAGAAGCTCAGCGCGACGGGAGAACTCGTGAGCGCGCACGTCGATATGAAAGTCCGAAGACAATCGCCCCTGCCGGAAGCCCTGACCGCGAAGCTCGACCCACTGATCGCAGCGCACGCGAAGCTCGACTGGGCAGCACCGGTTTGCGGGACGATGGGGCCGTAGAAGCCGTGTGTCGAAGTTCGTCACAAGAAATGCAAAAACAGGCAAGCGGCAAACTTCATGTCTAACGTCAAAACGTTTCTTGAGCACACGGTAGAAGGATATCTCTTTAAAGACCTCGGCCAAATGAAAGCGATGCCGATGCCGATGGGATATCCATTCGTAATGACCGCATTCGCTGGTATCGAATTGCTCGGCTCGCTTTTGAGCGAAAAGAAATTTGATCCTAATAGCGGGAACGAATACTTCGTTTCATACTGGTTCAACTGCCTTTATCCAAGTCGCACCCATGCAAATAGCAAAGAAATCGGACAGCATCTCTATCGCCTAGCACGACATGGAATCGCGCACTGTTATTTGCTGAAAGGACCGGTAGCGATAGTTCATAGTCAGCCAGATCGCCATTTAAAAAAAGACGACCTTGGAGTTATCTATGTCGATGCAATCCAACTTGCAGACGATTTAATGGACTCGTACTTTAAGATGGTGAAGAACATCTCCGACGCGGTTGGTCAGCGAATGGAAGAGCGATTCAAGGAGATGGATAAGGCGTACCGAAAAAAAGCCACTGACGACAAGCCCGAGAGGGTTTTCCCGTTATATAGAAACAATGGCGACTCGCCAGAACAACCGCAACAGATCGGTGCAAGTGGTCCTCCAGGTCCATTTTTCGGCAGCAAGCTTCAACGTGGAATTTGAAATGCTGGTGGCACGAACAACTCGTTGAGATATTCGTTCCGTCAGGCGTCACTAACGCGACGCGTTGGGCGAAATGAAACCGCGCGGGTGACTTCCGTTTCCGTGGATTGAAATCCACGGCTACCGTCGTGTCGTCGCTACGCGACTACGTGCGGAGCGATCGGCATAGTT is a genomic window of Planctomycetia bacterium containing:
- a CDS encoding thioesterase family protein, whose amino-acid sequence is MNLNDLPITGRGEVLPDWIDEMGHMNVMWYTHLFSRAVFGFFDLFGFTPEYMQTHAAGSFALELHVRYLAEVRVGQKVTLRTRVLGRTAKRMHYMQFLIIDGSEKLSATGELVSAHVDMKVRRQSPLPEALTAKLDPLIAAHAKLDWAAPVCGTMGP